One genomic segment of Pedobacter endophyticus includes these proteins:
- a CDS encoding OsmC family protein, whose product MNINLIRKSGKFNFEAENESGFTVELDAKAAIGGEGKGFRPMEMLLIGLGGCSGIDMVNVLTKQKEPLNDIKIVINATRKDEEMPPIFEVIDIHFDLFGDLSVAKVERALNMTFDKYCSVSNILGRSAKINFTYTIKKV is encoded by the coding sequence ATGAACATAAATCTGATCCGCAAAAGCGGAAAATTTAATTTCGAAGCAGAAAACGAGAGCGGTTTTACTGTCGAATTGGATGCCAAAGCCGCAATTGGGGGCGAAGGAAAGGGCTTTAGGCCGATGGAAATGCTGCTAATTGGTTTGGGCGGCTGCAGTGGAATTGATATGGTAAACGTATTAACTAAACAAAAAGAGCCGCTTAACGATATCAAGATTGTCATCAACGCAACCCGCAAGGACGAGGAAATGCCGCCTATTTTTGAAGTGATCGACATTCATTTCGACTTATTTGGCGATTTAAGTGTTGCCAAGGTAGAACGTGCGCTAAACATGACCTTCGATAAATATTGCTCGGTATCGAACATTCTTGGGCGTTCAGCGAAAATTAATTTTACTTACACAATAAAAAAGGTTTAA
- a CDS encoding O-succinylhomoserine sulfhydrylase produces the protein MKSENFETIAIRTQTERSGHKEHSAPIYLTSSYKFDDAEEMRALFANEKEGNVYSRYSNPNTSEFIEKMCLLEGAEDGFATATGMAAIFTTFGAFLKAGDHIVSSRSVFGSTHQLLTNVFAKWGVTFDYADLDKPEDWEALIKPNTKMIFVETPSNPGIDIIDLEFLGDLAKKHNQLLVVDNCFATPYLQQPIKLGAHISIHSATKYIDGQGRVLGGIILGRKDLITEIVMFARHSGPSLSAFNAWILSKSLETLAVRMDRHCENALKVAEYLEKHPKIKLVKYPFLPSHPQYEIAKKQMRQGGGIVTVVVHGGIEGARKFMDGLKMFSISANLADTRSIATHPATSTHSKLTEEERNIVGIEQGSIRLSIGLEHINDILADIEQALND, from the coding sequence ATGAAATCCGAAAATTTCGAAACCATAGCCATACGCACTCAAACCGAACGCAGTGGTCATAAAGAACATTCTGCGCCAATTTACTTAACATCGAGCTACAAGTTTGATGATGCCGAAGAAATGCGTGCCCTCTTTGCAAACGAAAAAGAAGGAAACGTGTATAGCCGTTATTCGAACCCGAATACATCAGAGTTTATCGAAAAAATGTGTCTTTTAGAGGGGGCAGAAGATGGCTTTGCCACTGCAACCGGCATGGCGGCTATTTTTACAACCTTTGGTGCATTTTTAAAAGCGGGCGATCACATTGTTTCGAGCCGATCTGTTTTTGGCTCTACGCATCAGCTATTAACTAATGTTTTTGCCAAGTGGGGTGTAACTTTCGATTATGCCGACCTTGATAAGCCCGAAGATTGGGAGGCTTTAATTAAGCCAAACACAAAAATGATTTTTGTTGAAACCCCTTCAAATCCTGGGATAGACATTATCGATCTGGAGTTTTTGGGCGATTTAGCCAAAAAGCACAATCAACTTTTGGTGGTTGATAACTGTTTTGCCACACCATATTTACAACAACCTATCAAGCTTGGGGCACATATTTCTATTCATTCGGCTACAAAATATATCGATGGACAGGGGCGCGTTTTGGGTGGAATAATTTTAGGACGAAAGGATTTAATTACCGAAATTGTGATGTTTGCCCGCCATAGCGGCCCATCTTTATCAGCCTTTAATGCCTGGATTTTATCAAAAAGCTTAGAAACATTGGCCGTTCGCATGGATCGCCATTGCGAGAACGCATTAAAAGTAGCCGAATACCTGGAGAAACATCCTAAAATAAAGTTGGTGAAATACCCATTTTTGCCATCTCACCCGCAGTACGAAATTGCCAAAAAGCAAATGAGGCAGGGCGGCGGTATTGTAACCGTTGTTGTGCACGGTGGAATTGAAGGCGCCCGGAAGTTTATGGATGGGTTGAAAATGTTTTCTATCTCTGCAAACCTGGCCGATACCCGCTCAATAGCCACACATCCGGCAACGAGCACGCACAGTAAATTAACCGAAGAAGAACGCAATATAGTAGGTATAGAGCAAGGTTCAATTCGTTTGTCGATTGGTTTAGAGCATATTAATGATATTTTAGCCGATATTGAACAGGCGTTGAACGATTAG
- a CDS encoding pirin family protein — MSQFILHKENTRGHANHGWLNAHHSFSFANYYNPERMHFGVLRVLNDDLIDGGMGFGTHPHDNMEIITIPLAGAIAHKDSMGNSAVIKSGEIQVMSAGTGVSHSEFNALEDQKLSLLQIWLFPNKKNVTPRYDQLTLDADARHNNFQQILSPSADDAGVWIHQDAWFSLGKFDEGFETEYKIKKAGNGVYAFVIGGEVTINGQTLSTRDGLGIWDVDSISFKANTADAEVLLMDVPMELN; from the coding sequence ATGTCACAGTTCATTTTGCACAAAGAAAATACCAGGGGCCATGCAAATCATGGTTGGTTAAATGCACATCACTCATTCAGTTTTGCCAATTACTACAATCCTGAAAGAATGCATTTTGGAGTTTTACGGGTTTTAAATGATGACTTAATTGATGGAGGAATGGGTTTCGGAACGCATCCACACGACAATATGGAAATTATTACGATTCCATTGGCCGGAGCAATTGCGCATAAAGACAGCATGGGAAATTCGGCCGTAATTAAGAGCGGAGAGATACAGGTGATGAGCGCCGGAACTGGTGTAAGCCACAGCGAATTTAATGCGTTGGAAGACCAGAAATTGAGTTTATTGCAAATCTGGTTGTTCCCTAATAAAAAGAATGTTACGCCACGTTACGATCAGCTGACTTTAGATGCAGATGCACGCCACAATAATTTTCAGCAAATCTTATCGCCGAGTGCCGATGATGCGGGTGTTTGGATCCATCAGGACGCCTGGTTCTCGTTAGGCAAATTTGATGAAGGCTTTGAAACCGAATATAAGATCAAAAAAGCTGGAAACGGCGTTTACGCCTTCGTAATAGGTGGCGAAGTAACCATAAATGGTCAAACATTAAGCACCCGAGATGGTTTGGGAATTTGGGATGTAGACAGCATTAGCTTCAAGGCAAACACCGCCGATGCTGAAGTGCTGTTGATGGATGTTCCGATGGAATTGAATTAA
- a CDS encoding response regulator encodes MQTTILYIGRDTEITTVMNRLLNARPEWKGICVCSDEEAIALCKENEIDLVLLGNGIDQQTEVDLRANLLALRPNVKIIQHYGGGSGLLYGEIMTALS; translated from the coding sequence ATGCAAACTACCATACTTTATATCGGCAGAGACACTGAAATTACCACCGTGATGAATCGCCTGCTTAACGCCCGACCGGAATGGAAGGGAATTTGCGTTTGCTCGGATGAAGAGGCGATCGCACTATGCAAGGAAAACGAAATTGATTTGGTTTTGTTGGGAAATGGCATAGACCAACAAACAGAAGTTGATTTAAGAGCAAACCTTTTGGCGCTTCGACCGAATGTAAAAATCATTCAGCATTATGGTGGAGGAAGTGGTCTGCTTTACGGCGAGATTATGACGGCGCTAAGTTAA
- a CDS encoding lipopolysaccharide assembly protein LapA domain-containing protein, translated as MSGKTIFIIILTALLTIFLMLNVEPVDFNFLFVTFAVSKLLVIGVCIVVGFIIGFVAGRPKKTVSSYDDEIDRNQTTSKSELSDEDRDYIS; from the coding sequence ATGAGCGGAAAAACCATTTTCATCATCATCCTTACAGCACTGTTGACCATTTTTTTAATGTTAAATGTCGAACCGGTCGATTTCAACTTCTTGTTTGTCACCTTTGCGGTGTCTAAACTTTTGGTAATCGGAGTCTGCATCGTTGTCGGTTTTATTATTGGCTTCGTTGCGGGGCGCCCGAAAAAGACGGTAAGCAGTTACGACGACGAAATTGACCGCAACCAAACAACCAGCAAAAGCGAGTTAAGCGATGAAGATCGGGATTATATTAGTTAG
- a CDS encoding TolB family protein — protein sequence MTSNNILNKLLISILTIITLSLSSVSVFGQIFSTAQNPLSVKWRYIRADGFKIIYPDKLEIEAQRMANTLPLTYRRVATGLGQQNTSIPLLLQNQETIANGFVQLGPKKAELYATPPQYFDSQDWLNNLAVHELRHVAQFDKLTGAQAHPFPELVYFAYFGAGLPTWFFEGDAVVTETAWTESGRGRQPNWIMPFRASVLEGKKFSYSKAYFGSNRDVTPGYYQMGYLMAADMREKYGRFFSDSLLTDIRRRPLRLYPFSRSLKKFSNQNTKNYFLSVQKNATEKWKNQEENNETENYKSINKKTGVATNYFLPVRLNKNRILALKESKQEARYFVVINEDQSEQKLFGIGYQEQPWFSYKNGVVVWDEIRYDPRYKQRSYSVICSYNLKTKKFKKLSSKSRLFSPSLSADGKKIIASKVELNNQFNLVEIDAVAGNITKVYPNPENAILQTPGFDKSGNRIVYISVSEKGKSLCLLDSNKKTVLIGNSRQQLSRPIFIGDKIVFNAHFNGIDNIYSIDIETKKITALSNSKYGAFNPSETEDGAIIFNDYKMNGYEIAEERLTEKPVGENSFVDFSAAAEQQENVGNVFANIPDSTFKSEPYHQALNLFSFHSIVPVIDNEYVFGLELQSNNLLNTMDFYTGAKYHRDLHRFEYTADVSYKALYPVLSVLYRDRPRRSFYRSKNAIQQGDWREHYIKFNASLPLSFNARNQNYAFTLNAATSFTQRYQPENMPTNFIRRLKFPLEYNFTFNHSVRTTERDIAPKWAQVLRATYNHQPFDKNLGGEIMALESFFYFPGFFKNHSFLASFNYQKASGVNQYATEIATVYGYNNILAKSKLQNSMLFNYRFPFAFPDWEIGPLAYVRNFRAGLFCHYENIGVDSNIGAPKTYGFELNTSVNILRYQPVVDLGTRVVFVNKIYNQHPIFEFSFNYSF from the coding sequence ATGACGTCAAATAACATACTCAATAAATTACTTATCAGCATATTAACGATAATTACATTAAGTTTAAGTTCAGTATCAGTTTTTGGGCAAATTTTCAGCACTGCTCAGAACCCCCTTAGTGTAAAGTGGAGGTATATTCGCGCTGACGGCTTCAAGATCATCTACCCTGACAAACTAGAAATCGAAGCGCAACGAATGGCCAATACCTTGCCGCTTACTTACCGTAGGGTGGCGACTGGCTTAGGGCAACAAAATACCTCCATCCCACTCTTGCTGCAAAATCAGGAAACAATCGCAAATGGCTTCGTTCAGCTGGGGCCGAAGAAAGCAGAGCTTTACGCAACACCGCCCCAGTACTTTGATAGTCAAGATTGGTTAAACAACCTTGCGGTACACGAACTCCGACACGTTGCACAGTTTGACAAATTGACAGGAGCGCAGGCGCACCCCTTTCCCGAGTTGGTTTATTTCGCTTACTTTGGTGCGGGGTTGCCCACCTGGTTTTTTGAGGGCGATGCCGTAGTTACCGAAACCGCTTGGACCGAGTCGGGCCGGGGCCGACAGCCGAATTGGATCATGCCTTTTAGAGCTTCAGTTTTGGAGGGCAAAAAGTTCTCTTACAGTAAAGCGTATTTCGGCTCGAACCGAGACGTTACTCCGGGCTACTACCAGATGGGTTATTTGATGGCGGCGGACATGAGAGAAAAATATGGAAGGTTTTTTTCAGACAGCCTGTTGACCGACATCAGACGGAGGCCGCTAAGGCTTTATCCGTTTTCGCGGAGCCTTAAAAAATTCTCTAATCAAAACACGAAAAACTATTTCTTATCGGTTCAAAAAAACGCAACCGAAAAATGGAAAAATCAGGAAGAAAATAATGAGACTGAAAACTATAAAAGCATCAACAAAAAAACGGGTGTGGCAACAAATTATTTCTTGCCGGTTCGGTTAAACAAAAACAGAATTTTAGCACTTAAAGAAAGTAAACAAGAGGCACGATATTTCGTGGTTATAAATGAAGATCAATCTGAACAAAAATTATTTGGAATCGGCTATCAGGAACAGCCCTGGTTTAGCTACAAAAATGGCGTGGTTGTATGGGACGAAATTCGTTACGATCCGCGATACAAACAAAGGAGTTACAGCGTAATTTGTTCGTATAATTTGAAGACAAAAAAATTTAAAAAACTGAGCAGCAAAAGTCGGCTCTTCTCCCCTAGCCTATCTGCAGATGGAAAGAAAATAATTGCTTCGAAAGTTGAGCTCAACAACCAGTTTAATCTGGTCGAAATTGATGCGGTGGCTGGCAACATCACAAAGGTTTATCCGAACCCCGAAAACGCGATCTTACAAACACCAGGTTTCGACAAAAGCGGAAATCGCATTGTGTACATCAGCGTAAGCGAAAAAGGAAAAAGCTTGTGCCTGCTTGACAGCAATAAAAAGACGGTGCTGATTGGCAACAGCCGGCAGCAGTTGAGCAGGCCAATCTTTATCGGGGATAAAATTGTTTTTAATGCGCACTTTAATGGCATCGACAACATTTATTCCATCGATATCGAAACGAAAAAAATTACGGCTTTAAGCAATTCGAAATACGGCGCTTTCAATCCTTCAGAAACGGAAGATGGAGCGATCATTTTTAACGATTACAAAATGAACGGTTATGAGATTGCGGAGGAAAGGTTGACCGAAAAACCTGTGGGCGAAAATAGTTTTGTAGATTTTTCTGCGGCGGCTGAGCAGCAGGAAAATGTGGGCAATGTTTTTGCGAACATTCCGGACAGCACTTTCAAATCGGAGCCATACCATCAGGCACTAAATCTATTTTCATTTCACAGTATCGTGCCCGTTATCGATAATGAATATGTGTTTGGACTTGAGCTTCAATCGAACAATTTGTTAAACACGATGGATTTTTACACGGGCGCAAAATATCACCGCGATCTACACCGATTTGAATACACGGCAGACGTTAGCTACAAGGCGCTCTATCCTGTGTTAAGCGTTCTGTATCGCGACCGACCGAGAAGATCGTTCTATCGATCTAAAAATGCGATTCAGCAAGGCGACTGGCGTGAACACTACATCAAGTTTAATGCTTCCCTTCCATTATCGTTCAATGCCCGCAATCAAAATTATGCGTTTACGTTAAACGCCGCAACCAGTTTTACGCAACGCTACCAGCCTGAAAATATGCCGACCAATTTTATTCGCAGACTTAAGTTTCCGCTGGAGTACAATTTCACATTCAATCACAGTGTGCGCACGACGGAGCGAGACATTGCGCCAAAATGGGCGCAGGTTTTGAGGGCCACTTACAACCACCAGCCGTTCGATAAAAATCTTGGCGGCGAAATCATGGCTTTGGAAAGCTTCTTCTACTTCCCCGGTTTTTTCAAAAACCATAGTTTTCTGGCGAGCTTCAATTATCAAAAAGCTTCTGGCGTAAACCAATATGCAACTGAAATTGCAACGGTTTATGGTTACAACAATATTTTGGCAAAAAGCAAATTGCAGAATAGCATGCTCTTTAATTACCGTTTTCCCTTTGCCTTTCCTGATTGGGAAATCGGTCCGCTGGCGTATGTTCGAAACTTTAGGGCAGGTTTATTTTGCCATTACGAAAATATTGGCGTAGATTCAAACATTGGAGCGCCCAAAACTTACGGTTTTGAGCTAAATACGAGCGTAAACATTTTAAGGTATCAACCTGTTGTTGATTTAGGAACAAGGGTTGTTTTCGTTAATAAAATTTACAATCAGCATCCGATATTTGAATTTTCATTTAATTATAGCTTTTAA
- a CDS encoding DMT family transporter has protein sequence MDATKKNLLILHLTVLVWGFTGVLGKVISIDAVPLVWYRVLIATVTLFAWFLATKKNIAVTKKQFYQFFATGALVAIHWIFFFHAIKVSTVSVTLVCLSSFTLFTAILEPLIKKLPLQPGDIFVGLLIILGIYLIFKFESQYTLGIIFGLLAAVASSLFSIINSTLVQKSEPAIIGFYELVGALFWITLYRLYNGSLINTHFNMNTMDWVYVAILGTVCTSVAYVAGVSVMRTLSAFRVALITNLEPVYGVLLAFLFFKLQSK, from the coding sequence ATGGATGCAACAAAAAAGAACCTCCTGATACTGCACTTAACGGTATTGGTTTGGGGCTTTACCGGCGTACTCGGTAAAGTAATTTCTATTGATGCCGTACCGTTGGTTTGGTACAGGGTATTAATTGCTACGGTAACCCTTTTCGCCTGGTTTCTGGCTACTAAAAAGAATATCGCCGTCACCAAAAAACAGTTTTACCAGTTCTTCGCAACCGGGGCATTAGTGGCCATTCATTGGATTTTTTTCTTCCACGCCATCAAGGTTTCCACCGTTTCCGTTACACTGGTTTGCCTTTCGTCATTCACCTTGTTTACGGCAATTTTAGAGCCGCTGATTAAGAAACTACCACTACAGCCGGGCGACATTTTTGTCGGTCTGTTAATCATCCTTGGCATCTATCTGATCTTTAAGTTTGAGAGCCAATACACCTTGGGAATCATCTTTGGTTTACTGGCAGCCGTGGCTTCGAGTTTGTTCTCCATTATCAACTCTACGCTGGTGCAAAAAAGCGAACCTGCAATCATCGGATTTTACGAACTGGTGGGGGCATTGTTCTGGATCACCTTGTACCGATTATACAACGGATCGCTCATTAACACGCACTTCAACATGAACACAATGGACTGGGTATACGTTGCAATTTTAGGCACCGTGTGTACATCCGTAGCCTACGTGGCGGGCGTTTCGGTAATGCGAACATTATCCGCTTTTCGGGTAGCATTAATTACCAATTTAGAACCCGTTTATGGGGTTTTGCTGGCATTCCTTTTCTTCAAACTACAGAGCAAATGA
- a CDS encoding LptF/LptG family permease, whose protein sequence is MSLLKGKIKIIDQYIIGKYLGTFVYTLAIFVIIIVVFDISEKMDDFMKSGLSFWGIVSQYYAGSVPFYVNMLSPLINFIAVIFFTAKMADQTEIVPILSGGVSFNRFLFPYFVSASIIFSVNLASNLYILPYTNTLKNKFENTYVKRNDPSTKSNIHMKLDDKTYIFIDNFDNKTNSGYRFSLDNFEGDVLTKKIIAENIKWDSLKRKWQLSNYSIRKIDGLKETMIYGNGKLKDTILDMRPNDFSAYDNVVQNLTTHELSVKIQKEKIRGTGIMNDLQFERYKRYFHPLSAFVLTLIGVALSSRKVRGGVGVSLGIGIFISFAYIVFNQFAQMFSTKGGLPPLVAVVMPSIFFGLLGLYLLRKAPK, encoded by the coding sequence ATGAGTCTGTTAAAAGGGAAAATCAAGATCATCGATCAATACATCATCGGAAAATACCTGGGTACATTTGTGTACACCCTGGCCATTTTTGTGATTATAATTGTTGTGTTCGACATATCGGAAAAGATGGATGATTTTATGAAAAGCGGCCTAAGTTTCTGGGGAATTGTTTCTCAGTATTACGCAGGCTCGGTTCCCTTTTATGTTAATATGCTTTCTCCGCTCATCAATTTTATTGCGGTAATTTTCTTTACAGCAAAAATGGCCGATCAAACGGAGATTGTGCCGATATTGAGCGGCGGTGTAAGCTTCAACAGGTTCTTATTCCCTTATTTTGTGTCTGCAAGCATTATATTTTCTGTTAACCTTGCTTCAAACCTGTACATATTACCTTATACCAATACTTTAAAAAACAAGTTTGAGAATACGTATGTAAAGCGAAACGACCCATCCACAAAGTCGAACATCCACATGAAACTGGATGACAAAACTTATATCTTCATCGACAATTTCGATAACAAGACCAACTCTGGTTATCGGTTCTCGTTGGATAATTTTGAGGGAGATGTGCTGACAAAAAAGATTATCGCCGAAAATATTAAATGGGATTCGCTTAAACGAAAATGGCAGCTAAGTAACTATTCCATCCGCAAAATTGATGGCCTTAAAGAGACTATGATTTATGGAAACGGAAAGCTAAAAGATACCATTTTGGATATGCGCCCAAATGATTTTTCTGCCTATGATAATGTGGTGCAAAACCTAACCACACACGAACTTTCGGTAAAGATTCAGAAAGAAAAGATACGTGGTACGGGCATTATGAACGACCTGCAGTTTGAACGTTATAAACGCTATTTCCACCCCCTTTCGGCATTTGTTTTAACGCTGATTGGCGTGGCGCTTTCCTCACGAAAAGTACGCGGTGGCGTCGGTGTTTCTTTGGGTATCGGCATATTCATCAGCTTCGCTTACATTGTGTTTAATCAATTTGCACAAATGTTCTCAACAAAGGGTGGGCTGCCGCCGTTGGTTGCAGTAGTTATGCCATCAATCTTCTTTGGCCTGCTGGGTTTATACTTGCTCAGGAAAGCTCCAAAATAG
- the tgt gene encoding tRNA guanosine(34) transglycosylase Tgt, producing MKFSLQAKDLQSKARAGTITTAHGEIQTPIFMPVGTAGTVKAVHQRELKQDIDAQIILGNTYHLYLRPGLDILERAGGLHQFIGWDRPILTDSGGYQVYSLSKVRKIKEEGVTFNSHIDGSKHLFTPEYAMDIQRTIGADIIMAFDECTPYPCDYRYAAESIKMTHRWLQRCCTHFDNTEPKYGFDQTLFPIVQGSVYKDLRIKSAEFIASMEREGNAIGGLSVGEPAEEMYAMTEVVCDILPYEKPRYLMGVGTPINILENIALGVDMFDCVMPTRNARNGMLFTRNGIINIRNKKWEDDFSPLDAESDLHVDKVTSKAYLRHLVHSNEMLGAQIATLHNLHFYLWLVKQAREKILAGEFYEWKNKMVKVLGNKL from the coding sequence ATGAAGTTTAGTTTACAGGCGAAAGATTTACAGTCTAAAGCCAGGGCCGGAACAATTACCACTGCTCATGGCGAAATACAAACCCCCATTTTTATGCCTGTTGGTACCGCCGGAACGGTTAAAGCCGTTCACCAGCGGGAATTAAAACAAGATATCGACGCTCAAATTATCCTCGGTAACACTTATCACTTATACCTCAGACCGGGTTTAGACATTTTGGAGAGGGCTGGGGGATTACACCAGTTCATCGGCTGGGACAGGCCAATTTTGACCGACAGCGGTGGTTATCAAGTGTACTCGCTGAGTAAAGTACGCAAGATTAAGGAAGAAGGAGTTACCTTTAACTCGCATATTGATGGCTCAAAGCACTTGTTTACGCCCGAATATGCAATGGATATTCAACGCACCATTGGCGCCGATATTATTATGGCGTTTGATGAGTGTACACCCTACCCGTGCGATTATCGCTATGCGGCCGAATCGATTAAAATGACGCACCGCTGGTTACAGCGCTGTTGTACGCATTTCGACAATACGGAACCGAAGTACGGGTTCGACCAAACACTTTTCCCAATTGTTCAGGGTTCTGTTTACAAGGATCTGCGAATAAAATCGGCAGAGTTTATTGCAAGTATGGAACGTGAGGGAAATGCAATCGGCGGACTTTCTGTGGGCGAACCTGCCGAAGAGATGTATGCAATGACCGAGGTAGTTTGTGATATATTACCGTACGAAAAACCACGTTATTTAATGGGCGTAGGGACACCAATTAACATACTGGAAAACATTGCCCTTGGCGTAGATATGTTCGATTGTGTAATGCCAACACGCAACGCCCGCAACGGCATGTTGTTTACTAGGAACGGCATTATCAACATCAGAAATAAAAAATGGGAAGACGATTTTTCGCCGTTGGATGCTGAAAGCGATCTGCATGTGGATAAAGTAACGAGCAAAGCCTATTTACGACATTTGGTGCATAGTAATGAGATGCTTGGCGCACAAATTGCTACCTTGCACAATCTGCATTTTTATTTGTGGCTCGTAAAGCAGGCCCGCGAAAAAATCCTTGCAGGCGAGTTTTACGAATGGAAAAATAAAATGGTTAAAGTTTTAGGCAATAAACTATAA
- a CDS encoding glycosyltransferase, producing the protein MILSPLEIVLLSSLAFCLLIQLYYVLFVHLKLANATIEEIPAVSRKPVSVIVCARNEIANLNQYLSTLMSQNYVEYEVVVVNDRSWDGTEEYLDEMDKKHPNLKVVKILDNDKFIAGKKFAVTMGIKAAKYDWLVFTDADCMPATENWLLDMQQPADDRVEIVLGYSPYLKRRGLLNALIRFETFFTAANYLGFAIKGMPYMGVGRNMAYKKALFFKNKGFAAHMHIPSGDDDLFVNAHASSNNTEIRLNPDGHVWSEPKTTWSGYLKQKKRHFGAGKLYKSKHKFVLSMQIIFQFLFYGFFVGCLFLSREAQYVAGGILLFSIVIRSLVYPKLLKRLNYGDLRWWFPILDILLFLFLTLNGFLAMFGKKKVDWK; encoded by the coding sequence GTGATATTATCTCCGCTTGAAATTGTGCTGCTCTCCTCATTGGCTTTTTGCCTATTGATTCAGCTTTATTATGTATTGTTTGTTCATTTAAAGCTTGCTAATGCAACAATTGAAGAGATTCCGGCAGTGTCCAGGAAGCCGGTTAGTGTAATTGTTTGTGCCAGAAACGAAATTGCCAACCTTAACCAATATTTGTCTACGCTGATGTCGCAAAACTACGTTGAATATGAGGTTGTTGTGGTAAACGATCGATCGTGGGATGGAACTGAGGAGTATTTAGATGAAATGGACAAGAAACACCCCAATTTAAAGGTTGTTAAAATACTGGATAACGATAAATTTATTGCCGGAAAGAAGTTTGCAGTAACTATGGGCATAAAGGCTGCTAAATACGATTGGTTGGTATTTACCGATGCCGATTGCATGCCGGCAACGGAAAATTGGTTGTTGGATATGCAGCAACCTGCAGATGACCGGGTAGAAATTGTGCTGGGTTATTCGCCTTATTTAAAACGCCGGGGGTTGCTGAATGCGCTTATCCGTTTCGAAACTTTTTTTACTGCCGCAAACTATTTAGGTTTTGCCATTAAAGGGATGCCTTACATGGGCGTGGGCCGAAACATGGCTTATAAGAAAGCGCTGTTTTTTAAGAATAAGGGTTTTGCTGCGCATATGCACATCCCATCGGGCGATGATGATCTTTTTGTAAATGCACATGCCAGTAGCAACAATACCGAAATTAGATTGAACCCTGACGGACATGTGTGGAGCGAGCCCAAAACCACATGGAGCGGCTATTTAAAGCAGAAAAAGCGTCATTTTGGCGCCGGAAAGCTCTATAAATCAAAACATAAGTTCGTTTTGAGCATGCAGATCATCTTTCAGTTTTTGTTTTACGGCTTTTTCGTTGGCTGCCTGTTTTTAAGTAGGGAGGCCCAATATGTTGCTGGTGGAATACTGTTGTTTAGCATTGTGATCAGATCGCTTGTTTATCCGAAATTACTTAAGCGATTAAACTATGGCGATTTGCGTTGGTGGTTCCCAATATTAGATATACTTTTGTTTCTGTTTTTAACATTGAATGGGTTTCTGGCGATGTTTGGCAAAAAAAAGGTCGACTGGAAATAA
- the rsmG gene encoding 16S rRNA (guanine(527)-N(7))-methyltransferase RsmG codes for MADVKPDIILKYFPDLTAKQIDQFSQLFDLYSHWNAQINVISRKDIEELYERHVLHSLGIAKICTFKAGESVLDVGTGGGFPGIPLAILFPETDFYLVDSIGKKIKVVKEVASALGLENLRADHLRAEQIKEKFNFVISRAVTRLGEFYPWIQGKFKKDTLNAIPNGILYLKGGDLAEEIKESKLKAELYPLSAYFEEDFFETKYVVYVPQ; via the coding sequence ATGGCTGATGTAAAACCCGATATTATTCTAAAATACTTTCCAGATTTAACAGCGAAACAAATCGATCAGTTTTCGCAGCTGTTTGACCTTTACAGTCACTGGAATGCGCAAATCAATGTGATTTCGAGAAAGGATATTGAGGAACTGTATGAGCGCCACGTTTTACACTCGCTTGGAATAGCCAAAATTTGCACGTTTAAAGCCGGAGAATCTGTTTTGGATGTGGGCACTGGTGGCGGTTTTCCAGGTATTCCTTTGGCGATTCTTTTTCCGGAAACTGATTTTTATCTGGTCGATTCGATAGGGAAAAAAATTAAGGTAGTTAAAGAGGTAGCCTCTGCGCTGGGCCTCGAAAACTTGCGAGCCGACCATTTACGGGCAGAGCAAATTAAAGAGAAGTTCAATTTTGTAATTTCGAGGGCTGTTACCCGCTTGGGCGAATTTTATCCCTGGATACAAGGGAAATTTAAAAAAGACACGTTAAATGCGATTCCAAATGGTATTCTTTATTTAAAAGGCGGCGATTTGGCGGAGGAGATCAAGGAATCGAAACTGAAAGCAGAGTTGTACCCGCTTTCAGCATATTTTGAGGAAGACTTTTTTGAAACCAAGTATGTGGTTTATGTACCGCAGTAG